AGGGATTTAATGTTAAGCAGTTAAGTTTTTCTGCGTCGCAGATTCGGCCTTGATATTAAAAAAGAGCGAGTCGATGAGTTTATGTTTGATGAAACATTTGACCCTTCGACCCTAGATGGTTTGGCCTGAAGTGAGCCTATCATCGTGATAGGTTTTAAGAATTCAAAAACATACTGATTTAAATTCAAGTCAGCAGCATCAGTTTTAATGGCGAGTAAGGAACTCAGGACAAATATTTTTCTTTGCTTCGAGATCACTTACTTCGGAAAAGGCTTGAATACCGCCTGCAGCTTTAATTCCATCTAAAGCGACAGATAGAGCTTCCTGATCTGACGGGAAAGTTTCATCCCATACAGTAGAAGTACCACTTTGGCTTACCACTTCCAGTGTCCAATCACTGTCAGGCAGTCGATAAATGAGAATTTCGACCTGCTGATTATGTTCCTGTAAAACTTGAGATAAGGGAGAGTCGATTAAATCATTTCATCATAATCGGGAGCATTGTGATTTTCAGGCATCAGCGGCAACCTTTATTGTATTTAACATCCGTCAATAGTAATGAATGAATCAAATTTTGCCTAGCGGAATGAATGTTATGGGTACAAAGCGCGGCTAATTCTAAAAAATAATAGCCCCTACAATAAAACAAAATAATCCAAAAATTATCCATAGCCAGACATTTGATTTAGATGTTTCCATACTTCGGCTATTCAATGGTGATGGTTGCTGAGAAGAGTTCTGTAAGGTATTTGGCTTATTTGTATAGGGATGATGCTTGGAATAAGAAAGTCCTGTTCCTGGGATACCAATACTCGTTCGAGTTCCCTTTTTGCCAATATTCAAAGAAGCACCAGCTTTGCCAATACTGGCACTACTTATGCCTTTATGGGTTAGATTAATTTTTAAGCCTGGTAAGATTTTAATGCTCTTGCGAAATCTGAAGCCCATTTATTTTCCTTTGTAGAAACCAGCTCAGTTTTTTATTTCAATAAAGTAGAGACAATAAAATGAGATTTTGGCTCAAT
This portion of the Acinetobacter sp. GSS19 genome encodes:
- a CDS encoding DUF4236 domain-containing protein — protein: MGFRFRKSIKILPGLKINLTHKGISSASIGKAGASLNIGKKGTRTSIGIPGTGLSYSKHHPYTNKPNTLQNSSQQPSPLNSRSMETSKSNVWLWIIFGLFCFIVGAIIF